The following are from one region of the Thermoanaerobaculia bacterium genome:
- a CDS encoding proline dehydrogenase family protein, translating into MILRAFFIALSRSNVLKKFFTHSKLAQRASKRFIAGLTIEDAIPAVKVLNENGITATMDFLGENVETEAEAKEAADEVIRILNAQAEAGIEGNVSIKLTQMGFDLGDEFCTSNIERIIARAKELKSFVRIDMEGSDCTQRTLDIFYNLRSRYDNVGIVIQSYLYRSEEDIRQIISRGGVVRLCKGAYREPKTVAFQKKSDSDANFVKLTKLLLDSGLYHGIATHDEKMIQATIDYVREKKIDVNTFEFQMLYGIRRDLQKKLVEDGYRMRVYVPYGHQWYPYFMRRLAERPANLIFLLKNIIRP; encoded by the coding sequence TAACGTCCTGAAGAAGTTTTTCACACATTCAAAGCTGGCCCAGCGAGCCTCCAAGCGGTTTATCGCCGGATTGACGATTGAGGATGCAATTCCGGCAGTCAAGGTACTGAATGAAAATGGAATAACTGCGACGATGGACTTTCTGGGTGAAAACGTGGAGACCGAGGCAGAGGCAAAAGAGGCCGCGGATGAAGTCATTCGAATCCTTAATGCCCAGGCGGAAGCGGGAATCGAAGGCAACGTCTCCATCAAATTGACTCAGATGGGTTTTGACCTGGGGGATGAATTCTGTACTTCCAATATTGAAAGAATCATTGCGCGCGCAAAAGAGCTGAAGAGTTTTGTGCGCATTGACATGGAAGGCTCGGACTGCACCCAGCGCACGCTGGACATCTTCTACAACCTTAGAAGCCGCTACGACAATGTCGGAATCGTAATCCAGTCCTATCTCTATCGAAGTGAAGAGGACATTCGCCAGATCATTTCCCGGGGCGGGGTTGTCCGGCTCTGCAAGGGTGCTTACCGGGAGCCAAAGACGGTCGCCTTCCAGAAAAAGAGTGATTCCGACGCAAACTTTGTCAAACTCACCAAACTTCTTCTCGACAGCGGCCTCTATCACGGAATTGCCACTCACGACGAAAAGATGATTCAGGCCACGATTGACTATGTTCGCGAAAAGAAGATCGATGTAAACACCTTCGAGTTTCAGATGCTCTATGGAATCCGAAGAGATCTTCAGAAAAAGCTCGTGGAAGACGGCTACCGCATGCGGGTTTATGTGCCCTACGGGCACCAGTGGTATCCCTACTTTATGAGGAGATTGGCGGAACGCCCCGCGAACCTGATCTTTCTGCTGAAAAACATTATCAGGCCATGA
- a CDS encoding (deoxy)nucleoside triphosphate pyrophosphohydrolase, producing MILVAAGILSRGDTILLGRRLPGSHLAGLWEFPGGKIHTGETPREALDRELKEELGIDVVDAEPVTFSYYRYPEKEVLILFFQVTFRGEPASLHYEELCWVPIPELRTLPMPPADKPILSFLTGEKTRYPGP from the coding sequence ATGATTCTGGTAGCCGCCGGCATTCTCTCGCGCGGCGACACAATTCTTCTGGGCCGTCGTCTTCCCGGCTCCCACCTGGCCGGATTGTGGGAATTTCCCGGCGGAAAAATCCATACGGGCGAAACACCCCGGGAAGCCCTGGATCGAGAACTGAAGGAAGAACTGGGAATCGACGTTGTGGATGCGGAGCCCGTTACCTTTTCTTATTACCGATACCCCGAAAAGGAAGTATTGATTCTATTCTTCCAGGTGACATTCAGGGGCGAACCCGCTTCGCTCCATTACGAAGAACTCTGCTGGGTTCCCATCCCCGAACTGCGGACGCTCCCCATGCCTCCCGCAGACAAACCGATTCTTTCTTTTCTTACGGGAGAAAAGACACGTTACCCCGGACCATGA
- a CDS encoding glycosyltransferase, with protein sequence MKFTFVLESCEVSGGVRIVLSLAGELNRRGHRAWIVSRTPPPDWYPMDMIPFLEVHDLDPERFPEADVGIATFYTTIDPVSRCRKFARKAHLCQGYEGIQAFLSNQKEAIERAYSTPMERWVVAPHLAEIIRSRHGIEAHTIGQFLNHKDFHPSPTPLLPARLLRMAVVGYFEAEFKGVSFILKTLSDWQGNFPFEVFRVSLTPITEEERDLKVTDTFFRGLSHREMGNLYRSCHLMVHAPDTTEGFGLPPLEAALCGCIPVVSDIPSYKPYPALPRFPARDPDALRDLLTEIVKDPVCFRESLAPLQEQLQTMTVERVTDRLMERLSVLT encoded by the coding sequence ATGAAATTCACCTTTGTTCTTGAGTCCTGTGAAGTCAGCGGCGGGGTCCGCATTGTCCTCTCCCTGGCGGGAGAGCTGAACCGACGCGGCCACAGGGCCTGGATCGTATCCCGGACCCCACCGCCGGACTGGTACCCGATGGATATGATCCCCTTTCTCGAGGTTCACGACCTTGACCCGGAACGGTTCCCGGAGGCCGATGTCGGTATTGCCACGTTCTATACGACGATCGATCCTGTTTCACGATGCAGGAAATTTGCGAGGAAGGCGCACCTCTGCCAGGGGTATGAGGGAATCCAGGCCTTTCTCTCAAACCAGAAAGAGGCGATTGAGCGGGCCTACTCCACCCCGATGGAGCGGTGGGTGGTTGCCCCGCATCTTGCGGAGATTATACGATCCCGACATGGAATCGAGGCCCATACGATCGGCCAGTTTTTAAATCACAAGGATTTTCACCCCTCTCCTACACCTCTACTTCCGGCCCGCCTACTCCGAATGGCCGTAGTCGGGTACTTCGAGGCGGAATTCAAAGGTGTGTCCTTTATTCTCAAAACCCTGTCGGACTGGCAGGGGAACTTCCCGTTCGAGGTGTTCCGGGTATCCCTGACCCCCATCACGGAAGAGGAAAGAGATTTGAAGGTAACTGACACGTTTTTCCGCGGACTTTCGCATCGCGAAATGGGAAACCTCTATCGGTCCTGTCACCTGATGGTACACGCACCCGACACCACGGAAGGATTTGGACTCCCCCCCCTCGAGGCAGCCCTCTGCGGATGCATCCCGGTGGTCAGTGACATCCCCTCCTATAAGCCCTATCCCGCCCTGCCACGGTTTCCTGCCCGGGATCCGGACGCTCTGCGTGACCTGTTGACGGAAATTGTCAAAGACCCGGTTTGCTTCCGGGAGAGCCTGGCCCCCCTCCAGGAACAGTTGCAAACCATGACGGTGGAACGTGTCACGGATCGCCTGATGGAAAGGCTCTCTGTTCTTACTTGA